A region from the Clostridium beijerinckii genome encodes:
- a CDS encoding glycosyltransferase — MFTKILDFNIFNKDKKTLMNYIEDLDKVNIISGNPEVLFNGLNNPMLKENFNDKSSIIIPDGVGTVLATKLLKKPVKEKIAGIDVVREVLIKANLEAKSIYLLGAKEEILKKCVENIKLEFPDLKVSGFHNGFFDLNNCDDIIEDIKMCEPWAIFVAMGSPRQEIFIRKIINISNIHIFMGVGGVFDIFAGELKRAPKWMISLGLEWLYRVMKEPFRIKRLVFIPRFLLLVLKSKDKVNNV, encoded by the coding sequence ATGTTTACAAAAATACTCGATTTTAATATCTTTAATAAAGATAAAAAAACTTTAATGAATTATATAGAAGATCTTGATAAAGTAAATATAATATCAGGAAATCCAGAGGTTTTATTTAATGGATTAAATAATCCTATGCTTAAAGAAAACTTTAATGATAAATCGTCTATAATAATACCGGATGGAGTTGGAACAGTTCTTGCTACAAAATTATTAAAAAAGCCAGTTAAAGAGAAGATAGCTGGAATAGATGTTGTTAGAGAAGTTTTAATTAAAGCAAATTTAGAAGCGAAATCAATTTATTTATTAGGAGCAAAAGAAGAAATTCTTAAAAAATGCGTAGAAAATATTAAGCTTGAATTTCCTGATTTAAAAGTTTCTGGATTTCATAATGGATTTTTTGATTTAAATAACTGTGATGATATAATTGAAGATATAAAAATGTGTGAGCCTTGGGCTATTTTTGTGGCTATGGGTTCTCCAAGACAAGAAATATTTATACGGAAAATTATAAATATTTCCAATATTCATATATTTATGGGAGTAGGTGGTGTTTTTGATATATTTGCAGGCGAACTTAAAAGAGCACCAAAATGGATGATATCCTTAGGGTTAGAGTGGTTATACAGAGTTATGAAAGAGCCTTTTAGAATAAAAAGATTAGTTTTTATACCAAGATTTTTATTATTAGTATTAAAGAGTAAAGATAAAGTCAATAATGTTTAG